Proteins encoded within one genomic window of uncultured Draconibacterium sp.:
- a CDS encoding serine hydrolase yields MISCTQTPKSSIEIKQADLQHKKHFVSIDGVWRVTPETSIKYPHGILEPILQIDGDIQGKISARGCFLWESRFYDYWNFDSIQYCESTNELFMVYDDGGTYQGTVDQSKEMIQGMAYWYDGENRDTDRIDFIRDEDFEIDRMFTHYSRSVDGSVKYVYCQPENCNDQLQTASIFGAIKDTAAFYHLMERIIRQEFGRLESFLIIKNQRLVLEEYFYAYDQTQLHPVHSVTKSITALLLGIALERNNKHNVNRPVFDFFPQFDSLITPEKAQIALKHVLTMTSGLPEKDDFEKNDPTNLVKQMLVLPQESVPGEEFNYNGNNTNLLGSIIYTLEKKQADDFAKEVLFNKLGISKFWWEKENGVLPCHSELHMLPRDMAKIGLLVVNNGSWNEEQIVPKKWIEMSGKPHVSETEFFDYGFQWWYRSKQNTAWWENPVHGCNDEHDMFLALGYGGQYIMIVKDLDMVIVITSSDYNEGNGMAHQKIPMVIEGVVPLFEN; encoded by the coding sequence TTGATTTCTTGTACACAAACTCCAAAATCCAGCATCGAAATAAAACAGGCTGATTTACAGCACAAGAAGCACTTTGTTTCGATTGACGGGGTGTGGCGTGTTACTCCTGAAACATCCATAAAATATCCGCACGGAATACTTGAACCCATCCTCCAGATAGATGGAGACATTCAGGGAAAAATCTCTGCCAGAGGCTGTTTTCTTTGGGAAAGCCGTTTTTACGATTACTGGAATTTCGACAGCATTCAATACTGCGAATCAACCAACGAACTGTTTATGGTTTATGATGACGGTGGCACTTACCAGGGAACGGTCGATCAAAGCAAAGAGATGATTCAGGGAATGGCTTACTGGTACGATGGAGAAAACAGAGATACCGACAGAATTGATTTTATACGCGATGAAGATTTTGAAATAGACAGAATGTTCACACACTATTCACGCAGTGTCGATGGAAGTGTGAAATATGTGTATTGTCAGCCCGAAAATTGCAATGATCAATTGCAAACTGCTTCTATCTTCGGAGCAATAAAAGATACTGCCGCATTTTACCATTTGATGGAAAGAATTATCCGGCAGGAATTCGGACGATTGGAGTCTTTTTTAATTATTAAAAATCAGAGACTAGTTCTGGAAGAATACTTTTATGCATACGATCAGACGCAACTTCACCCGGTTCATTCCGTCACCAAAAGTATTACTGCACTACTTTTAGGAATAGCCTTGGAGCGTAATAACAAGCATAATGTGAATCGGCCTGTTTTTGATTTTTTTCCACAATTCGATTCATTAATCACGCCTGAAAAAGCACAAATAGCGCTGAAGCATGTTTTAACAATGACTTCCGGACTTCCGGAGAAGGATGACTTTGAGAAAAATGATCCAACCAACCTGGTAAAACAAATGCTCGTTTTGCCTCAGGAATCTGTTCCCGGCGAGGAATTTAACTACAATGGTAACAACACAAATCTGCTGGGAAGTATAATATACACCCTTGAAAAAAAACAAGCCGACGATTTTGCTAAAGAAGTGTTGTTCAATAAATTGGGTATTTCAAAATTTTGGTGGGAAAAAGAAAATGGTGTTTTACCGTGCCACAGCGAGCTTCACATGTTACCACGCGACATGGCAAAAATAGGTTTATTGGTTGTAAATAACGGTTCGTGGAACGAAGAACAAATTGTTCCGAAAAAATGGATAGAAATGTCGGGAAAACCACATGTGTCCGAAACCGAATTTTTTGATTACGGATTCCAGTGGTGGTATCGATCGAAGCAAAACACAGCGTGGTGGGAAAATCCGGTTCACGGATGTAACGATGAGCACGATATGTTCCTGGCGCTTGGTTATGGCGGCCAGTATATTATGATCGTAAAAGATTTAGATATGGTTATTGTAATAACCTCCTCGGATTATAATGAAGGGAATGGGATGGCTCATCAAAAAATACCAATGGTAATTGAGGGCGTTGTTCCGCTTTTTGAAAATTAA
- a CDS encoding lipid-A-disaccharide synthase N-terminal domain-containing protein, whose amino-acid sequence MESILIIGLGFFAQGLFFIRTIAQWFKSEKEGEVISPVIYWQISLVASIMMLTYGILRHDFAIVMGQSLVYGIYIRNLQLKNVWIRMHWSIKMLALAIPVGYWVWLLTSGSFANILHNEDVSLFWMIWGTTAQVVFISRFFYQWIHSENKKESYFPLGFWIISTCGSLMIFTYSIIRLDPVLFAAHSLGLFTYMRNIALHYGKSSLFERLNKIPVLDKLIGKVSDKIN is encoded by the coding sequence ATGGAGAGTATTTTAATTATAGGACTTGGATTTTTTGCCCAGGGATTATTCTTTATCCGCACCATTGCGCAATGGTTTAAATCGGAGAAAGAAGGAGAAGTAATTTCGCCGGTAATTTACTGGCAGATTAGCCTGGTAGCGTCAATAATGATGCTTACCTACGGAATTCTGCGCCACGATTTTGCCATTGTTATGGGGCAATCGCTGGTGTACGGGATTTACATCCGGAACCTGCAGCTAAAAAATGTGTGGATCAGAATGCACTGGTCCATAAAAATGTTAGCACTGGCTATTCCTGTTGGCTACTGGGTATGGCTGCTTACTTCTGGCAGCTTTGCAAATATACTGCACAACGAAGATGTGTCGCTATTCTGGATGATTTGGGGGACCACCGCGCAAGTTGTATTTATCTCGCGTTTCTTTTATCAATGGATCCACTCGGAGAATAAAAAGGAATCCTATTTCCCGCTGGGCTTCTGGATTATTAGTACTTGCGGATCGCTAATGATTTTCACCTATTCGATCATTCGTCTCGATCCGGTTCTTTTTGCAGCTCACAGTCTAGGACTGTTTACCTACATGCGTAATATTGCCTTGCATTATGGTAAAAGCAGCTTATTCGAAAGACTTAATAAAATCCCGGTTCTGGACAAGCTAATTGGCAAGGTTTCAGATAAAATAAATTAA
- the rnc gene encoding ribonuclease III yields MVRKIVQRVKLFSSDRKEFYLFLKDLLGFYPQNLRLYDLAFIHKSASMVDSQGNFVNNERLEYLGDAILGAIIADFLYNRFPQEDEGFLTKTRSKLVNRAILTQLTHEMGLHIFIDSNTTKNIDKSHIYGDALEALIGAIYLDKDYKAAKFFVTKKILPQFVDLNEIEQEDSNFKSQLIEWSQKNKREIEFETTEETDEKIKQPKFKAVVKIDNKKAGEGVGTSKKEAHQQAAHETLKKLDQL; encoded by the coding sequence GTGGTTAGAAAAATAGTACAACGAGTAAAACTCTTTTCGTCTGATCGAAAAGAGTTTTATTTGTTTTTAAAAGATCTTTTAGGATTTTACCCCCAGAATTTACGTTTGTACGATCTTGCTTTTATTCATAAGTCGGCATCGATGGTTGATTCGCAAGGCAACTTTGTAAACAACGAACGTTTGGAGTACCTTGGCGATGCCATTCTGGGGGCTATTATTGCCGATTTTTTATACAACCGTTTCCCGCAGGAAGATGAAGGTTTTTTAACCAAAACCCGATCGAAACTGGTTAACCGGGCTATTCTGACCCAGTTAACGCACGAAATGGGATTGCATATTTTTATCGATTCGAATACCACAAAAAACATCGATAAAAGCCACATTTACGGCGATGCGCTTGAAGCACTAATCGGTGCCATTTATCTAGATAAAGACTATAAAGCGGCAAAGTTTTTTGTAACCAAAAAGATCCTTCCTCAATTTGTTGACCTGAACGAAATTGAACAGGAAGACTCGAATTTTAAAAGCCAGTTGATTGAGTGGAGCCAGAAAAACAAACGCGAAATAGAGTTTGAGACCACTGAAGAAACAGACGAAAAAATAAAACAACCCAAGTTTAAAGCTGTTGTTAAAATCGATAATAAAAAAGCCGGTGAAGGGGTTGGTACTTCTAAAAAAGAAGCCCACCAACAAGCGGCACACGAAACTTTAAAAAAGCTTGACCAGCTTTAA
- the fabF gene encoding beta-ketoacyl-ACP synthase II, which translates to MELKRVVITGVGTVNPLGNSVEEYWENLKNGVSGAGPITHFDASLHTTKFACEVKDFDPLLYMEKKELRKYDLYTQYAFATAAQAVEDSSLDLEKVDGDRVGVIWGAGIGGLDTFHQEARAYKEERPRFSPFFIPKMIANIAGGLVSIKYGFRGPNYTTVSACASASHAMIDAFNMIRMGKADLMLTGGSEAGVNEAGIAGFNSMRAISTRNDDPKTASRPFDKDRDGFVMGEGSAAFIFEEYEHAKARGAKIYAEIAGGGMSADAYHMTAPDPEGKGANLVMKWALEDAGLKPEDVDYINVHGTSTPLGDIAEPKAIQKTFGEHAYKLSISSTKSMTGHLLGAAGAIEGLASVLAMREGVVPPTINHFTPDPEIDERLDFTFNKAKEREINVAISNTFGFGGHNATVVFKKL; encoded by the coding sequence ATGGAATTAAAACGGGTAGTAATAACCGGTGTTGGAACCGTTAATCCTTTAGGGAATTCCGTTGAAGAGTACTGGGAGAATCTAAAAAACGGAGTAAGTGGAGCTGGGCCTATAACCCACTTCGATGCATCGTTGCATACCACCAAGTTTGCTTGCGAGGTAAAAGATTTTGATCCTCTTCTGTACATGGAGAAAAAGGAACTCCGCAAATACGATCTGTATACACAGTATGCATTTGCTACCGCGGCCCAGGCTGTTGAAGACAGTAGCCTTGACCTGGAAAAAGTTGACGGCGACCGAGTAGGCGTTATTTGGGGTGCAGGAATTGGAGGCTTAGATACTTTCCATCAGGAAGCAAGAGCTTACAAAGAGGAGCGTCCTCGTTTTTCTCCGTTTTTTATCCCTAAAATGATTGCAAACATTGCAGGTGGATTAGTCTCAATCAAATACGGATTCAGAGGTCCTAACTATACTACTGTTAGTGCTTGTGCATCTGCCTCTCACGCAATGATTGATGCTTTTAACATGATTCGCATGGGAAAAGCTGATTTGATGCTTACAGGAGGTTCTGAAGCAGGAGTTAACGAAGCCGGTATAGCCGGGTTTAACTCTATGCGAGCTATTTCAACACGCAATGACGATCCAAAAACGGCTTCGCGCCCATTCGACAAAGACCGTGATGGTTTTGTTATGGGAGAAGGTTCTGCAGCGTTCATATTCGAAGAATACGAACATGCAAAAGCACGCGGAGCAAAAATTTATGCAGAAATTGCAGGTGGTGGAATGTCGGCCGATGCTTATCATATGACAGCTCCTGATCCGGAAGGGAAAGGTGCTAATTTAGTGATGAAATGGGCATTGGAAGATGCAGGGTTAAAACCAGAAGATGTTGATTACATTAACGTTCACGGTACTTCAACTCCGCTTGGCGACATTGCTGAACCAAAGGCTATTCAGAAAACATTTGGCGAGCATGCTTATAAATTAAGCATCAGTTCAACCAAATCAATGACCGGTCACCTCCTTGGTGCTGCCGGAGCGATTGAAGGTCTTGCAAGTGTTCTCGCTATGCGCGAAGGCGTTGTTCCACCTACAATCAACCACTTTACACCAGATCCTGAAATTGACGAAAGGTTGGATTTCACATTCAACAAAGCCAAAGAGAGGGAAATCAATGTAGCTATTAGCAATACATTTGGTTTTGGTGGACATAATGCAACAGTAGTTTTCAAAAAACTATAG
- a CDS encoding acyl carrier protein, whose translation MSDVAAKVKAIIVDKLGVDESEVTTEASFTNDLGADSLDTVELIMEFEKEFDLAIPDDEAEKISTVGEAVAHIEAAL comes from the coding sequence ATGTCTGACGTTGCAGCAAAAGTAAAAGCAATAATCGTTGATAAATTAGGTGTTGACGAAAGTGAAGTAACTACAGAAGCATCTTTCACAAACGATCTTGGTGCTGACTCACTTGACACAGTTGAATTAATCATGGAGTTCGAGAAAGAATTTGATCTTGCTATTCCAGACGACGAGGCAGAAAAAATTTCTACAGTAGGTGAAGCAGTAGCTCACATCGAAGCTGCTCTCTAA
- a CDS encoding phosphoribosylglycinamide formyltransferase: protein MKQKRIAVFASGSGTNAENIFKYFLGNEKIMIDSLWANKSDAYALVRAKKHGVETFVFNRDQFYNTNEIIETLRNRKVNVIVLAGFLWLMPDNLVKNFTIINIHPALLPKYGGKGMYGMNVHKAVVENKETHSGITIHYVNQNYDEGKIIFQAKCEVLPNDTPEQVAEKVHALEYEHFPSIIEKVVSGNS from the coding sequence ATGAAACAAAAGAGGATTGCAGTCTTTGCATCAGGATCGGGAACCAACGCTGAGAATATTTTTAAGTATTTTCTTGGTAATGAAAAAATTATGATCGATTCGTTGTGGGCAAACAAATCTGACGCATATGCATTGGTGAGGGCAAAAAAACATGGGGTAGAAACCTTTGTATTTAATCGCGACCAATTCTATAATACCAACGAAATTATTGAAACATTAAGAAATCGTAAAGTGAATGTTATCGTGCTGGCGGGTTTTTTGTGGCTTATGCCTGATAACCTGGTCAAAAACTTCACTATTATTAATATACACCCGGCTTTGCTGCCCAAATACGGCGGCAAAGGTATGTATGGAATGAACGTGCACAAAGCGGTGGTTGAGAACAAAGAAACGCACTCGGGAATTACTATTCATTACGTAAATCAAAATTACGATGAGGGAAAAATCATCTTCCAGGCAAAATGCGAGGTGTTACCCAACGATACGCCCGAGCAGGTAGCCGAAAAAGTGCACGCGCTGGAATACGAACATTTTCCATCGATTATAGAGAAAGTGGTAAGCGGAAATAGCTAA
- a CDS encoding HAMP domain-containing sensor histidine kinase, which translates to MSRKMLITLIVLMAVVLSGLILVQGSMIKSASDIREEQFNQLVANALDMVAVQLDLDEQRLAREYASRGIIPGQQNNPSEFSNVFPRNSLSQATVSFQLSYSQGNVYGQMEEQYKADVADSVKVSAISQMQRFLEESFEQERRRQQWIRDSNWKNYEILLEDRPIEERIDSARLELFLHNALAQTEIDLDYKYAIKNSTLGKDRIIFGDAVYKPGKKKEYPQLLFQNDYNGSKPNYLNIYFPDRRRYLVKQTGLTIIPTFILTGLLIAIFAYALIVIMRQKKLSNIKNDFINNMTHELKTPISTISLASQMLQDGSVANTPSIIEHVSNVINQESKRLGFQVEKVLQMAVFNEGRLKLKFREFDANKMVKTVTANFELRVNNKNGTLHTEISADNALIKGDEVHITNVIFNLLDNAMKYSKDVPEIWVKTENRKDQVVVSVQDNGIGIAKEHQAQIFDRFYRVPTGNVHDVKGFGLGLSYVKKIIDLHDGTIKVESALNKGTKFKIYFPQINN; encoded by the coding sequence ATGAGTCGTAAAATGCTAATAACATTAATTGTGTTGATGGCGGTTGTGCTGTCGGGATTGATATTGGTGCAGGGATCAATGATCAAGTCGGCATCCGATATCAGGGAGGAGCAGTTTAACCAGTTAGTGGCTAATGCATTAGATATGGTTGCAGTGCAACTGGATTTAGATGAACAGCGACTGGCACGCGAATATGCGAGCCGCGGAATCATTCCGGGACAACAGAATAATCCAAGCGAGTTTAGTAACGTTTTTCCACGAAATAGCTTGTCGCAGGCAACGGTAAGTTTTCAGCTCAGTTATTCGCAGGGTAATGTTTACGGACAAATGGAAGAGCAATATAAAGCCGATGTTGCAGATTCGGTTAAAGTAAGTGCTATTTCGCAAATGCAACGTTTTCTTGAGGAAAGCTTTGAGCAAGAACGCAGAAGGCAACAATGGATTCGTGATTCGAACTGGAAGAACTATGAAATTCTTTTGGAAGACCGGCCTATTGAAGAGCGAATTGACTCGGCACGGCTGGAATTGTTTTTGCACAATGCCCTGGCGCAAACCGAAATCGATCTGGATTATAAATACGCCATTAAAAATTCAACACTGGGGAAAGACCGGATAATTTTTGGCGATGCTGTATATAAACCGGGTAAAAAGAAAGAATATCCACAGTTACTTTTTCAGAACGATTATAATGGATCGAAACCCAATTACTTAAATATTTATTTCCCCGACAGGCGCAGATACCTGGTAAAACAAACCGGTTTAACTATTATTCCTACATTTATTTTAACCGGGTTGCTGATTGCTATTTTTGCTTACGCTTTAATTGTAATTATGCGCCAAAAAAAGCTGTCGAACATTAAAAACGACTTCATTAATAATATGACGCATGAGTTGAAAACACCAATTTCAACTATTTCGTTGGCCAGCCAAATGTTACAGGATGGCAGCGTTGCTAATACGCCGTCGATAATCGAGCACGTTTCAAACGTAATTAACCAGGAAAGTAAACGATTGGGATTTCAGGTAGAGAAAGTGCTGCAAATGGCTGTTTTTAACGAAGGCCGCTTAAAGTTAAAGTTCAGAGAGTTCGACGCAAATAAAATGGTAAAAACCGTTACCGCCAACTTCGAGTTGCGGGTTAACAATAAAAACGGAACACTTCATACCGAAATTTCAGCAGATAATGCACTTATTAAAGGCGACGAGGTGCATATTACAAATGTTATTTTTAACTTGCTTGACAATGCGATGAAGTACAGCAAGGATGTACCTGAGATTTGGGTAAAAACTGAAAATCGAAAAGACCAGGTTGTTGTTTCGGTTCAGGATAATGGCATTGGAATTGCTAAGGAACATCAGGCGCAGATCTTTGATCGCTTTTACAGGGTGCCAACAGGTAATGTTCACGATGTAAAAGGATTTGGTCTCGGATTAAGTTATGTGAAAAAGATCATCGACCTTCATGATGGAACAATTAAAGTTGAAAGTGCATTGAATAAAGGAACTAAGTTTAAGATCTATTTCCCACAAATAAATAATTAA
- a CDS encoding response regulator transcription factor codes for MEQKTKLLLAEDDENLGLLLKEYLVAKGYDAELYPDGEAAYKGFMKEHFDICVLDVMMPKKDGFTLAKDIRIINADIPIIFLTAKNMKDDVLEGFQLGADDYITKPFSMEELIMRLEAILRRTSQEGQASAQQVFTLGKFTFDTRKQTLTEGENTVKLTTKESDLLKLLCQNANKVLERNYALKSIWIDDNYFNARSMDVYITKLRKHLKEEPTVEIINVHGKGYKLIV; via the coding sequence ATGGAACAAAAAACAAAATTATTACTGGCAGAAGACGACGAGAATTTAGGCTTATTATTAAAAGAATATTTGGTTGCAAAAGGATATGATGCTGAGCTTTATCCTGATGGTGAAGCAGCTTACAAAGGATTTATGAAAGAACATTTCGACATCTGCGTGTTGGATGTGATGATGCCCAAAAAAGACGGATTTACACTGGCAAAAGATATACGTATTATAAATGCCGACATCCCGATTATTTTCCTGACGGCAAAGAACATGAAAGATGATGTGTTGGAAGGTTTTCAGTTGGGGGCCGACGATTATATTACCAAGCCTTTTAGTATGGAAGAGCTGATTATGCGTTTGGAGGCGATTTTACGACGTACTTCGCAAGAAGGACAGGCAAGCGCACAGCAGGTTTTTACATTGGGTAAATTTACTTTCGATACCCGGAAGCAAACGCTTACAGAGGGCGAAAACACCGTGAAGCTGACTACAAAAGAATCGGATCTGCTGAAATTACTTTGCCAGAATGCCAACAAAGTGCTGGAAAGAAATTATGCATTAAAATCGATTTGGATTGACGATAATTATTTTAATGCACGCAGTATGGATGTATATATTACCAAACTACGCAAGCACCTGAAAGAAGAACCTACCGTTGAGATTATAAATGTACACGGAAAAGGTTATAAACTGATTGTTTGA
- the lepA gene encoding translation elongation factor 4 gives MEKIRNFCIIAHIDHGKSTLADRLLEFTKTVNERQMHAQVLDSMDLEQERGITIKSHAIQMDYLHDGEPYKLNLIDTPGHVDFSYEVSRSIAACEGALLIIDATQGIQAQTISNLYLAIEHDLEIIPVLNKMDLPNAMPEVVEDQIIDLIGCDREDIIRASGKTGEGVQEILNHIIYKIPHPKGDPKAPLQALIFDSVFNSFRGIIAYFKIQNGQIRKKDLVKFVATGKQYDADEVGVLKLGLQPRDVLGPGDVGYIISGIKTAKEVKVGDTITHVDNPCDKAIEGFEEVKPMVFAGVYPIDADDYEDLRAAMDKLQLNDASLTFEPESSAALGFGFRCGFLGLLHMEIIQERLEREFDMNVITTVPNVSYKAHLTDGSEITVYNPSGMPASTTVDEIDEPYIRANIITASEFIGPVMTLCLDKRGELISQNYLTAERAELVFNLPLGEIVFDFYDKLKSISKGYASFDYHMSGFKPAKLVRLDILLNGEMVDALSTLIHFDNAYPFGRRMCEKLKELIPRQQFDIAIQAAIGAKIIARETVKAVRKDVTAKCYGGDITRKRKLLEKQKKGKKRMKQVGNVEVPQKAFLAVLKLD, from the coding sequence ATGGAGAAAATTAGAAACTTTTGCATCATTGCACACATCGATCACGGAAAGAGTACACTGGCTGACCGCCTTTTGGAATTTACCAAGACGGTTAACGAACGCCAAATGCACGCCCAGGTGCTCGATAGTATGGACCTGGAGCAGGAACGTGGTATTACAATTAAAAGCCATGCCATACAAATGGATTATTTGCATGATGGAGAACCCTATAAATTGAATTTGATAGATACTCCGGGACACGTAGATTTTTCATACGAGGTTTCGAGATCGATTGCTGCATGCGAGGGAGCATTACTTATTATCGACGCTACCCAAGGAATTCAGGCGCAAACCATTTCGAATTTGTACCTGGCCATTGAACACGATCTGGAAATTATTCCGGTTTTGAATAAAATGGACCTTCCGAACGCCATGCCCGAAGTTGTTGAAGATCAAATTATCGATCTTATCGGTTGCGACCGCGAAGATATTATTCGGGCCAGCGGAAAAACCGGCGAAGGAGTTCAGGAAATTCTTAATCATATTATTTACAAAATACCACACCCGAAAGGCGATCCTAAAGCACCGTTGCAGGCACTTATTTTCGATTCGGTTTTTAATTCGTTTCGTGGAATTATTGCCTATTTCAAAATTCAGAACGGTCAGATACGCAAAAAAGACCTCGTGAAATTTGTGGCCACCGGCAAACAATATGATGCCGACGAAGTAGGCGTACTAAAACTAGGTTTGCAACCGCGCGATGTTTTAGGGCCCGGCGATGTTGGATACATTATTTCGGGTATTAAAACAGCGAAAGAGGTAAAAGTTGGTGATACGATTACGCACGTTGATAATCCTTGTGATAAAGCCATTGAAGGTTTCGAAGAGGTCAAGCCGATGGTTTTTGCCGGAGTTTACCCAATTGACGCCGACGACTACGAAGATCTGCGTGCGGCAATGGACAAACTGCAATTGAACGATGCATCGTTGACTTTCGAACCGGAATCATCGGCAGCACTGGGATTTGGATTCCGATGCGGTTTCCTTGGGCTTTTGCACATGGAAATTATCCAGGAACGTTTGGAGCGCGAATTCGATATGAACGTTATTACAACGGTACCTAACGTTTCGTACAAAGCTCATCTCACCGACGGAAGCGAAATTACAGTTTACAACCCTTCGGGAATGCCGGCTTCAACAACAGTTGACGAAATTGATGAACCATACATCAGGGCCAATATTATTACCGCCTCAGAATTTATTGGGCCGGTAATGACATTGTGTCTTGATAAACGTGGCGAACTAATCAGCCAGAATTATCTGACTGCCGAACGCGCCGAACTGGTTTTTAATCTTCCGCTGGGTGAGATCGTTTTCGATTTTTACGACAAACTAAAAAGTATATCAAAAGGTTATGCATCGTTTGATTACCACATGAGTGGGTTTAAACCGGCTAAACTGGTGCGTTTAGATATTCTGCTGAATGGCGAAATGGTTGATGCCCTGTCGACATTAATTCACTTCGACAATGCTTATCCTTTCGGTCGCCGGATGTGCGAAAAGCTGAAAGAGCTGATTCCGAGACAGCAGTTTGATATTGCCATTCAGGCGGCTATTGGTGCAAAAATTATTGCCCGTGAAACCGTAAAAGCTGTTCGAAAAGACGTAACTGCAAAATGTTATGGCGGTGATATTACGCGTAAACGTAAATTGCTGGAGAAGCAGAAAAAAGGGAAGAAACGAATGAAACAAGTAGGTAACGTTGAAGTACCGCAAAAAGCTTTCCTTGCCGTATTGAAACTGGATTAA
- a CDS encoding putative molybdenum carrier protein, whose translation MTTTKIQIPCQKLISGGQTGVDRAVLDACLKYSFPCGGWYPKKPVRIVRPDANPAHIIPWLILNNINTLNVAHPRKSEWINAYTLTYRFITELIVKIKSSASVNQP comes from the coding sequence ATGACGACAACTAAAATACAAATACCGTGCCAAAAACTAATTTCCGGAGGACAAACCGGAGTTGACCGTGCCGTTTTAGATGCTTGCCTGAAATATTCGTTCCCCTGTGGCGGTTGGTACCCTAAAAAACCGGTGCGGATCGTTCGTCCTGATGCAAATCCTGCACACATAATTCCGTGGTTAATCCTGAATAATATAAACACGCTTAATGTTGCCCACCCTCGCAAAAGCGAGTGGATTAACGCCTACACTCTCACCTACCGATTTATTACCGAACTCATCGTAAAAATTAAATCATCAGCATCGGTGAACCAGCCCTGA
- a CDS encoding aldo/keto reductase, which translates to MTNRRSFLKSLAGATAGISLASGSFASNQETRDRLGEILPKRKLGRTGEQVTMLGTGGYHVGWTTERDAQEVVEAALEGGVRFFDTAESYSRGTSEERYGKFLTPKYRDLIFLMTKSTGQDAKTVQEHLEGSLRRLKVDQIDLYQVHAIASPDDVDGRIKAGVLDYLLKAKQEGKIRYLGFTGHQNPYAHTRMLERTEHSDIFDTVQMPVNVLDQTYYSFAENVFQKALDRNIGVLAMKSLAAGRFFANKERFNWSTDNPVIPDNLSIKEAMYFVWSLPVATLISGNENATFMREKIALARAFTKYSEAERLALVEKVKGIAATGRVEYYKQKES; encoded by the coding sequence ATGACTAACAGAAGATCATTTTTAAAATCGCTTGCCGGCGCTACTGCCGGAATTAGCCTGGCTTCAGGCTCATTTGCATCTAACCAGGAAACGCGCGACAGACTTGGCGAAATACTACCGAAACGAAAATTAGGCAGAACCGGAGAGCAGGTAACAATGCTCGGCACCGGTGGCTACCACGTGGGATGGACCACCGAGCGCGATGCCCAGGAAGTAGTTGAGGCAGCTCTTGAAGGCGGCGTCCGTTTTTTTGACACTGCCGAAAGTTATTCACGAGGAACCAGCGAAGAACGTTACGGAAAATTCCTAACGCCAAAGTACCGCGACTTGATTTTTTTAATGACAAAATCAACCGGGCAGGATGCCAAAACAGTGCAGGAACATTTGGAAGGATCGTTACGAAGATTAAAGGTTGACCAGATTGACTTATACCAGGTTCATGCCATTGCTTCGCCCGATGATGTTGACGGAAGAATTAAAGCCGGCGTTTTAGACTACCTGTTAAAAGCCAAACAGGAAGGAAAAATCAGATACCTCGGATTTACCGGCCACCAAAACCCTTATGCGCACACACGAATGCTGGAAAGAACAGAACACTCCGATATATTTGATACGGTACAAATGCCGGTAAATGTTCTGGACCAGACCTACTACAGTTTTGCTGAAAATGTTTTTCAGAAAGCGTTGGACAGAAACATTGGTGTTTTGGCGATGAAATCGTTGGCTGCCGGTCGTTTTTTTGCCAACAAAGAACGATTTAACTGGTCGACTGACAACCCGGTTATTCCTGATAACCTAAGCATAAAAGAGGCTATGTATTTTGTATGGTCGCTCCCTGTGGCTACTTTAATTTCAGGGAATGAGAATGCCACGTTTATGCGCGAAAAAATCGCGCTAGCTCGTGCATTTACAAAATATTCAGAAGCTGAAAGACTGGCATTGGTTGAAAAAGTAAAAGGAATTGCGGCAACCGGCCGGGTAGAGTATTACAAACAAAAAGAGTCATAA